The window GATGTCGGGCATCGATTATTACCCCACGACCAACGCCAAGTCGCCGGCGACCGACCCCGTGATGACCGAAGAGAGCGCCCCCGGCCGGCAGTTCCCGGCCGATGTGGTATCCGACTATTGGGAGCCGGTCACCGCCCCGGTCGAGGCCCTGGGCGTGCGCCGGGTCATCGCCCGCACCGCGCCCCTGCTCAATCGCCAGACCGGCCCGCTGCCCGCCTCGTTGCTGCAATTCCGGCTCTTTGCCGGCGGGCGGCTGGGTAGCGGCCGGCAATGGTTCACCTGGATCCACACCGACGATGCCGTGCGCGCCATTCGCCACCTGACCGAAAACGAGGCCGCGCGGGGCGTCTACAACGTGGCCGCGCCCGACATGGTGACCAACGCCGAGTTTACGCGCGTGCTGGGCCGGGTCATGGGTCGCCCATCTATCTTGCCCGTGCCCGCCTTCGCCCTTAAGTTGATGTTGGGCGAGGTGTCCACGCTCGTGTTGGCGGGCCGGCGGGTCAGTGTGGACAAGCTCCAGGCGCTGGGCTTCACCTTCCGCTTTCCGACGCTGGCGGCGGCCTTGCGCGATTTAATTGAGAATTAAGGCAACAGGCTGGTCTGCCTGCGCTTGAAAGGGAGGAACTATGATACGCCAACCCGATATCGTCTTACACGCCAACGGCCGCCCGACCCGCGGCTATCTGGCCCGCCCGGCAGCCGACGAGCCGCGGCCGGGCGTGGTGGTGATTCAGGAGTGGTGGGGGCTGAACGACCACATTCGCGACATCGTCGACCGACTGGCCGGCGCCGGGTTCGTCGCCCTGGCCCCCGATTTGTATTATGGGCAGACGGCGGCCGAGCCGGACGAAGCCCGCAAGCTGGCGATGGCCCTGGAATATCCCGACGCCCTGGGGGTGATTCAGGCGGCCATCGATTACCTGACCGCCGATGATGGCGTCGCCCCTAGTAAGATAGGGGTTGTCGGCTTCTGCATGGGCGGGGGGCTGGCCTGGCACGGCGCGGCCAAACTGGACGGCGTGGGCGCGGCCGTGCCCTGCTATGGCGGCGGCCCGGAAATGACGCCGGACGAAGCGGCCCAGATCCGCGCCCCCATTCTGGCGATTTACGGCGAACTGGATCAGGGTGTCTCGCCGGCGGTGGCCCAGCAACGGGCGGCGC is drawn from Candidatus Promineifilum breve and contains these coding sequences:
- a CDS encoding TIGR01777 family oxidoreductase, translated to MRYVITGGSGVIGTALATSLLADGHEVIALSRNPAGRELPRGVHGVKWDARTADGWGEWADGAFAIVNLAGESIGGSGTIPMPGTWSAERKRRIKESRRLAGEAVVAAVAAAAVKPRVVFQMSGIDYYPTTNAKSPATDPVMTEESAPGRQFPADVVSDYWEPVTAPVEALGVRRVIARTAPLLNRQTGPLPASLLQFRLFAGGRLGSGRQWFTWIHTDDAVRAIRHLTENEAARGVYNVAAPDMVTNAEFTRVLGRVMGRPSILPVPAFALKLMLGEVSTLVLAGRRVSVDKLQALGFTFRFPTLAAALRDLIEN
- a CDS encoding dienelactone hydrolase family protein, which encodes MIRQPDIVLHANGRPTRGYLARPAADEPRPGVVVIQEWWGLNDHIRDIVDRLAGAGFVALAPDLYYGQTAAEPDEARKLAMALEYPDALGVIQAAIDYLTADDGVAPSKIGVVGFCMGGGLAWHGAAKLDGVGAAVPCYGGGPEMTPDEAAQIRAPILAIYGELDQGVSPAVAQQRAALMDAAGVAHETIIYPGAGHAFMNDRRPVYDPAAAEDAWQRIIAFFRHNLRA